In Kushneria marisflavi, the following are encoded in one genomic region:
- the ubiE gene encoding bifunctional demethylmenaquinone methyltransferase/2-methoxy-6-polyprenyl-1,4-benzoquinol methylase UbiE → MDKQTTHFGYEEVPVEEKAGRVEQVFDSVARRYDIMNDLMSMGVHRFWKRVVMERSGVRRGHTVLDLAGGTGDLTAKFVERVGPTGRVVLADINASMLQVGRDRLMDRGIGAQVEIVQADAQALPFPDNTFDCITIAFGLRNVTDKDAALASMTRVLKPGGRLLILEFSKPVNAVFEKVYDQYSFHVLPRIGKWVANDADSYRYLAESIRMHPDQPTLKAMMENAGLERVEYTNMTGGVVALHRGIKF, encoded by the coding sequence ATGGACAAGCAGACAACGCACTTCGGCTATGAGGAAGTCCCTGTCGAGGAGAAGGCCGGCCGCGTCGAGCAGGTCTTCGATAGCGTGGCACGCCGCTATGACATCATGAACGATCTGATGTCGATGGGCGTTCATCGCTTCTGGAAGCGCGTGGTAATGGAGCGCTCAGGCGTACGCCGCGGCCATACCGTACTGGATCTCGCCGGCGGCACCGGTGATCTGACGGCCAAATTCGTGGAACGTGTTGGCCCCACCGGTCGAGTGGTACTGGCCGATATCAACGCCTCGATGCTGCAGGTCGGGCGTGACCGTCTGATGGATCGCGGCATCGGCGCGCAGGTCGAGATTGTTCAGGCCGATGCCCAGGCCCTGCCCTTCCCTGACAATACCTTTGACTGCATCACCATCGCTTTCGGCCTTCGTAACGTGACCGACAAGGACGCTGCACTGGCATCGATGACGCGCGTGCTCAAGCCGGGTGGACGGCTGTTGATTCTGGAGTTCTCAAAGCCTGTCAACGCGGTCTTCGAGAAGGTCTACGATCAATACTCCTTCCATGTTCTGCCGCGCATCGGCAAGTGGGTAGCCAACGATGCCGACTCCTATCGCTATCTGGCCGAGTCGATTCGCATGCATCCCGACCAGCCGACGCTCAAGGCCATGATGGAAAATGCAGGGCTCGAGCGCGTCGAGTACACCAACATGACCGGCGGTGTTGTGGCACTGCACCGCGGTATCAAGTTCTGA